The genomic interval GACATTGATGATTCGGGTAGCTAGAGAATTACCTTGACCATTGGAGGCGTTCAGTTCGATGGTATACGTCCCGGGGGCATTGAACCCGATGGAGGCCACAGAGTCCTGCGAGAAGTCCAAATTTGTATTGACCAGGGTCCACTGACGAGCAGTGACTGGACCGTTCCACGAATAGTCGAAAAGCTCCAATGAATCACTCAAGCAAACGTAGGGCGAAGGGGTACCGATGTAGGCATTCGGAGCGCAAAGGGCTGAAGCGTCATCCACTCCGGTTTCCAGCAAATTCTGGCTGCTGATCAACTGACTTCGGGTACCGTTTAATTCACTTTCCATCCGGGCCACTTGCTGAGCACTAAACATGTTCTGGCAAATACCATTGGTGTAGTCCATGTAGTTTTCGCCTTGGTCCGGAAGGTCGGGGCTTTCATTGGAACAGCTGTTTCCCCAATTGCATCCGCTATTGGATGCCGCCACTGGAGGTGTATCCGTAAACCCGTCATTGTTGCCAAAACAACCACCCTGAAAAGTATGGGGAAGCCCTAGATAATGTCCGAGTTCGTGCGTCAAGGTGCGCCCGCCGTTGTTCGGACCAAACCCTGTGGTGGCCGATCCGATGCGGCCCATCACATCGTGTCGGATGACAATGCCGTCGTTCAAGGCACTTTGTCCTGGATTCGGGAAATACGCATAACCCAAGATGGTTCCGTTCCCGCCGAAGGTGTTTTCGATGGTCTTCACCACATAGATGTTCATGTATTTGTTGTTGTCCGCGGGAACCAAATTCTTGATCTCATTGGGTGCATTGGCTGTCAATGCCGTCCGCACGCGCACAATTCCATCCGTACATTCTCCTGTTGGACCTACAGTGGCCAACTTGAACTCGATGTTTCCCATGCCCGCGACTGGCTTGAAGGTGTTCGACGTATTCGAGGTATCGCTGTTGAGTCGCTGAACATCTTCGTTGAGCACGTCGATCGCATCCAAGACTTGTGCACGTGAAATATTCTCGGGTCCGTCGTTGTGAAAAATCCAGACCATCACGGGTACGGTCAGTGTGGAATTGGAGCGAGCGGCATCCCCATCGGCCCGTAGGGCCAGATCTCTGTTTTCAAAATACTGCCGGTAGTGCGGATCTGAATCCATCATGTGCTGATGAATATGATCCGTGGCGCATTTTTCTTGAGCCCGTGCCGGGGCCACATATAGAGTGAGGGCCACCATCAAGGCGCCCTGTAGCAAGCGTAGTTTCATTGTTTGGGTTAATGAAGCGACAAAAGTATCAAAAAGGCGCCGAAATTGACTTTACCAGTTCTCGTCCAGCGCATAAGGACCCACGTAAATGAGCGCCCTGTTAACTACGTTTACGTGTGCGGAGTTCAAAAGGTTAGCATATTCGTCCACCTGTTGCCGGTGTTTGGCACTCGGGGCCCCCGTTTTGAAATCGACAATGCTCACTCCGCCGTCGGGATGAAAGATCAGGCGATCGGGCCGTTGGGCGCCGCCGTTCGGAAGTAGAATCGAGGCCTCGTTTCGCGATCGCGATGCAGGGTCGAAGTACTTCGCCACCTCGGGCCGGGCCAGCATATCGCGAATGTCCTTTTCTAGGCCCTCACGGGCCGATGCGTTCAGCAAGCCGTCCACTTCCCACTGTTCCAACACGCGGTCTGCATCATTCACGGATTCAATTTCCTGAAGGATTCGATGGGCCTCAACGCCGTAAGGTCGGGCTTCGCCGCCAAGGCCCCAATAGCGATTGGATTCAAAGCTCAGTCGAAGCTTATCGCGCCATTCTTCTGGCTTGCCGCGGACTACTTCTTCCTGTACCTCATCGGGCTGCTCGGAAACGCTCACAGCTACAGGAGTCCCCCAGGAATCGGATGTTCCCGGTGTGTGCTCGCGGCCCTGAGCCTTGAGCCATCTTTCGAAATAGCGCTGAACGCCTTGTTTATCGGCGTCGGGCTTGAAAGCCACGTGCAGTTCGTCGACCGCTCGGGTCGTTGCCACATAGAGTAAGTTTAAGTCATCGAGCCGCAAGGCTTCTTGGCTTCTGCGGTACAACTGGGCCAAATCGGGTGAGGTCACCAGCATGTTCGGATTCATGTTGAGGAAGACCTCGGAGAGGCCATATTCCTCCGCCTCTTCTTCGGGAAGGGCGAACCAATCTTGCTGATCTGCTGTCCTCGGTGCCCAATGAGCTGCCGGAACTAGAACCACAGGAAACTCCAGACCCTTGGCCTTGTGGATGGTCATGATTTGTACGGCGTTCATGCCCGCAGGAACCACAATGCTGTGTTTGTGCAGGGTGTCCTCCCACCATTCCAAGAATTCGGCTTCCGTTCCTTTACTGCGCACGCTGAACTGGTGACAGAGATCCAAAAAGAATTCGACATAGGCGCTTTCCATCGGGAATTCGGGGATCCATCCACTGAGGCTATTCACCTTCTCATAAAGCGTGCGCTGCTCCCATCCGGCCGCGTCCCAGGAGGGCATCCAGGTATTGAGCACTTCCTCTACCGCGCCTTCATTCAAGGCTTTGCGCAGCCAATGATGGCGTTCGGCCTTGGGCACCTCCAATCGATCAAACAAATAGAGGAGTATTCGAGAAACGGCATCCTTTGTATTGCCCGTAGCTTTCCAACGAAGGAACTGGACCAGGACATTCACTTCCGGGGAAGCGCTCAGCAAGAGGCTTTCGTTGCTGATGACCGGAATACCGGAGCGCTGAAGGAATTCCGCGATGGCCTGACCTTCTTCCTTTTTCCGAACCAGAATACAGAGGTCCGCGAATTCAAAGCCCTGCTCTCGAGCCCTGTTTATTCGGTCTTCCGTCCATTGAAACATCTCCGGCCACAGGTCCTCTTTATTCAGCTTTTCAGAATAGGCATGAAGGCTAATGTGTCCGCCCTCTTTTCCTTTCGGAGACTGCCCAGAGGCCCGGTAGAGATCCACGAATCGAGGGTCTTCCAGCTCACCTGCCGCTTCGGAATAAAGCTCATTGTTAAAGGATACAATCTGCTGCCGACTACGCCAGTTGTCCTTGAGCGAAATGGGTTCAGGTGCAAAAGGAACCTGGACCAAGCCCGCACCACTCTGGTAATGGGGTTTGTGCCCCGCGGTCAATTCCAAGAAGGATTCCACTTCCCCTCCGCGCCATCGATAAATTGCTTGTTTTCCATCACCCACAACCATCGAAGATCCACCCTTAGACAGCGCTTCATGGGTCAGCGGCAAGAGGTTTTGCCATTGCATGACCGAAGTGTCTTGAAATTCGTCGATGAAGTAGTGGTAGTAGCGCTCGCCTAAGCGCTCGTAGATGTACAGTACCGGTTGTTGACGTACCTGGTCCGCTATGGTTCGGTTGAACTCCGAGATATGAACCACATTTCGCTCTCGCTTTACCTCATCAAGACTCCTGTCCAAGACGGTCAAAACCGCCATCCCATAAATGTTTCGAGCGTACAAGGAAAGAGGCAGGTCGGCCCGATACGCCTCAAAAAGTTGGGTCAAAAGTCCGTGTAGTTCACCTTCATGACTTTCGAGCCAAGACTGGTCTTCTGCCGGTGCAGACAGGTTGATCCACTGATGATGTTCCAGTGCTTTTTCGATCCAGCCGACGCGATAGGTAGCCGCTCCGTCCTTCTCTTTTTGCATATCCAGTTCGCTGGCATAACGCAACGCTCCGTGCTTGACCAGCCACTTATTCAGCGCTTTCCCAGCAAAGAGCATCGGTCCCTGTCCCGGTCGGTCAATAAGGGCCTGAATTTTTTCAATACTCTTTCTTGCATGATGGCCCAGCGCCTCACGGCGCGATTGAATTTTGCCGATCGCCTCCAGATAATCCTTCGGGGTCATTCCTGCCTGGCCCTCTAAATGCGAACGGTGCTGTTCCTGAAAAAGGAGTTTCCCTTTATCCAACAAGTCCCGCTGTATGCGCCAATCCTTATTGTCGCGAATTTGTTGAGTGCTGTACTTGGTCAAAAGGCGAGTAACGCCTTGATCTTCTCCCATGATGTCCAAGAGGCGGTCCACAGCTTCCTCGATCAAGCGGTCCGTCTCCATTTCCACTTCATAGCTGAGCGGTAAATCCAGGTCCAGAGCAAAGGTTCTCAGGATTCGACTGTTGAACTTGTCAATGGTGCCAACCGAGAACCGGTCGTATTCATGAAGTATACCCGAAAGAAGCAGGCGACAGCGCTTCGTGAACTCATCCGGTTTTAAACCTAAGTTCGCCTGAATCTGTTGAGCCATGGCATCGCTTGTTCCGTCAGAGGTCACAAACGTTCTCAGGGCACGAACGACCCGCTCTTTCATTTCACCCGCAGCCTTATTGGTAAAGGTAATGGCCAAAATGCCCTTGAAAACTTTATCGGGTTCGGGGTCTTTTAGGCAGCGTTCAAGGTACTCCCGAACTAAGTTGAAGGTCTTGCCGGAGCCAGCGGAGGCGTAGTAGACGGGGAAGTGGGGGGCGGTCATTAACTCAAAACTACGGCGATTATAACTACCTTTGCAAGCCGAATAGGATTATGGTACACTTAAAGTCCACAGAAGAAATTGAACTGATGCGCGAAAGTGCATTGGTGGTGAGCAAAACCCTTGGCGAAGTCGCCAAAGTGGTAGCGCCTGGCGTTACTCCGCTTAAATTGGATGAGTTGGCCGAAGAGTGCATTCGCGATCTTGGCGCGGAGCCCGGTTTTCTGGGGCTGTATGATTTCCCGAATTCACTGTGTATCTCCGTTAATGAAATGGTCGTCCACGGTATTCCAAACGACCGTCCACTGGAAGAAGGAGACGTCATTTCGGTCGACTGCGGTGCGCTGATGAATGGATTTTACGGCGATCACGCCTATACTTTTCCAGTGGGCAAAGTAGATCCTGAAGTCGAGAAACTTCTCGAAGTAACCAAAGAGAGCCTCTACCTAGGTATTGAGCAGGCTCGTGCCGGAAATCGCGTCGGAGACATTGGTCATGCGATCCAGAGCTACACCGAAGGACACGGCTACGGAGTGGTCCGTGAGCTCGTTGGGCACGGTTTGGGAAAAGACATGCACGAAGATCCACAGATTCCAAACTACGGCCGTCCGGGTCGAGGTAAGAAACTTCAGAACGGCATGGTGCTCGCCATTGAGCCCATGATCAACCTGGGGACTCGACATATTCGCCAGCTCAATGATGGATGGAGTATTGTTACGCAAGACAAAGAGCCCAGCGCACACTTTGAGCACGATGTGGCCATTGTCAATGGAGAACCTGAAATCCTCTCTACGTTTGACTACGTCTACGAGGCTCTAGGTTTGGACATTACCGATCCCGCTTCGCTGAAAACGCGTGCCTGAGCCCCGCTCTATTCTGCATCGGTATTCTCTATCTCTTTTTGTCGGCCACGAAACATTGAATACGTAGCTTTGTTAGGCAATCAAAAAGTAGAAACCCTAAATAAGAATACCATGGCCTTTGAATTACCTGCACTCCCCTATGCGTACGATGCTTTGGAGCCTCATATCGATGCTCGTACGATGGAGATTCACCACAGCAAACACCACAACGGATATACCACTAAGCTCAATGCAGCAGTGGAAGGAACGGATCTAGCTGGCAAGTCAATTGAAGACATTCTGGCAAACGTTTCGGCCCACGGTGGTGGTGTGCGCAACAACGGTGGAGGTTATTACAACCACAATTTATTCTGGTCTGTAATGGGACCTAATGGCGGAGGAAACCCAAGCGGTGAATTGGCTGATGCCATCAACAGCGCTTTCGGTTCTTTCGACGCTTTTAAAGAGCAGTTCTCGAATGCGGCCGCTACACAATTCGGTTCGGGATGGGCTTGGTTGGTCGTGAACAACGGCGCACTTGAAGTGTGCAGCACGCCAAATCAAGACAATCCACTGATGGATGCCAGCGACTGCAGCGGTACTCCAATCCTCGGACTTGATGTCTGGGAGCACGCGTACTACTTGAACTACCAAAATCGCCGTCCGGACTACATTGGCGCGTTTTTCAACGTGATCAATTGGGACGAAGTAGCTCGTCGCTACGCAGAGGCGAAGTAAACAAAATGACGATCCTCAAAGAGCCGGCCCTCGGGCCGGTTTTCTTTTGCGCACAACTCTAGTTTTAGATTCGCCTAAAAATTTATCTTTGGAGCACTAAACTTGTTGGTTGTGCATTCAACGTCCGAAGAGAATTACCTCAAAGCCATCTACACCCTTTCCGAACACCGGACCAAAACGGTGTCGACCAAGGCCATTGCCGATCGATTGGAAACGCAATCCTCATCGGTGACGGACATGGTCAAGCGACTTTCCGAAAAGGGACTGGTGAATTACCAACGCTACCAAGGGGTAGAGTTGAGCGATATCGGATTTGAATACGCGCTCCAAATCATTCGAAAGCACCGCCTTTGGGAGACCTTCTTGGTTGAAAAACTGGGCTTCGGCTGGGACGAAGTCCACGACATGGCCGAGCAATTGGAGCACATCCAGTCCACCGAACTAACCGAACGGCTCGACGCCTTCCTAGGCCACCCCTCACACGACCCCCATGGAGACCCCATTCCCAATGCTCAAGGTGAAATGGAGACTCAAAACCCCTCCATGCTCGACGAAATGAAAGTCGGCTTTAGCCTGCGCGTCGTTGGCGTGCGAGATAGTTCCTCCGAATTTCTTCAATACCTGGACGGCGTCGGAATCAGCCTCGGCACACATCTCGAAGTGCTCGAGATCGTTCCTTTTGATCAGAGTATGAGCCTACGGCTCGATGGCGGCAGCGCACAATCTGTCAGCCGACTCGTTGCACAGAATCTTTACGTCAAACGCGTTTAATATGGAATTTGTCCCCGATTGGTTTTTGGAACAGAGCCCGGTCATGCAGGCCTTTTTGGCCACGACCTTTACCTGGCTTTTGACCGCCGCAGGAGCTTCCCTGGTCTTCTTCTTTAAAGACATGAGCCGAAAATGGCTCGATGCCATGCTCGGTTTTACCGGTGGGGTGATGATTGCCGCCAGCTATTGGTCATTATTGGCCCCGGCCATCGAAATGAGTGAGGCCCAAGGGATGCCCGGATGGCTTCCTCCGGCCATTGGTTTTCTCTGCGGAGCGCTATTCTTATACGCTTTAGACAAATTCGTCCCTCACCTACACATCAATTTCAAGAAGGAAGAATCTGAAGGTCCCGAAACCAATTGGCACCGAACCACTCTCCTCGTGCTCGCCATCACCCTGCACAACATACCAGAAGGTTTAGCCGTGGGTGTCGCATTTGGCGCATTTGCCAGCGGAGTAGAAGGCGCGGAATTAGGAGCTGCCGTGGCCCTGGCCATTGGAATAGGACTGCAAAACTTCCCTGAGGGCATTGCCGTATCCATGCCTCTTCGTCGAACGGGTGTTTCGGCTGGAAGAAGTTTCTGGTACGGGCAATTGAGCGCTATTGTAGAACCCATTGCCGGAGTCGTCGGTGCCGTAGCGGTCATTGTGGCACAGCCCATTTTGCCGTATGCCTTAGCCTTTGCAGCCGGTGCCATGATCTACGTCGTGATTGAAGAAGTGGTCCCGGAAACCCAGAAGGATCGCTACACGGATATTGCCACCCTCGGTTTTATCGCCGGTTTTGTCGTGATGATGTCTTTGGACGTAGCCTTGGGCTAGCGCGGTCTGCTCACATACAGGATCATCTCCACGAAAAAAAGAAGAAGGAATAACGGCCATGCCGTCAATTTACACCATTACCAGCTCGTTCAAAAGACCGTCCCATACACGGCGGCGCAAACGCATAGCTTTTTGGCTGTATTCGCGAACCTGGACCCACATCTCTGGGTCATTTCCGCAGTATTCCCGAAGCACTTCACGTGCATCGCGATACAATTCTTCCCGAGGGAAAGCCAAGTAGTCCGGGATGAAATGGTCCAAGGGCTTCAACACATCGGCCAGTGGCTTGGGCGCTTCAACCAGTGCGCGAATAAAGGTCTCGTGAACGCGGTGATCGCGTGCATAAGCCATGAGTGCTAAGAGTAAATGAAGCTCCGCCAAACCGCTGATTTGACCACTGAAGGTAGAATAATTGATCACCGCTTGAGGAGCGCCACAGTGGCGCAGGGCATCTGCATGGGCAACGTTGGAGCGCTTCAGGGTCTCAAACGTATCAATGGCGCGGGTATCGGCTCCCATGTCCTCCATAACTCCTCGGTAGGCCTGAAATAACTCCTTGGCCCCCGCGGCGTAATGCCACTGAATCTGGCGCGCCACAGCGTGGTTCAATACGGCAAAATCGTATTGGGCAAAGACATGATATTCCATCATACGGCGCAATCCTGCGATGTTACGCACCCCCATAAAGACAGGGTGACGCACCAACTCATGGCGCTGTAGGTCTAATTCGGCTTCTGTTTTCTTCAAATACTGCATACGGCTCCAACCTTTCTGTACAAAGGGATACGAGGGCAAGGGATACTTTGGTTGGTGCAAAACAAAAAAACCCACGCGAAGTGCGTGGGTTTTGAGGTCCCGACCGGACTTCAACTTACAAAGACGCCTCTTAACCCAAGTCTTATCACTCTCACATGAACACTAATTATTTGAGCTATAGGGGGGTATTTAGGCAAAACATTATAGTTCGATGGGGTTGGTTACACTTGCAAGAGATTGTAAATATGTTGTGCACTTGCTGTGCAAAGTATATCTTTAATCTGTACTTTTCAATACTATGGCGTCTGTAAAATTTTTCCCACGGGGCAAAAATTCAAACATCTACGTACGGCTGTCGATAAGCCGAGGAAATGCTCCCATGGCTAACACCGGACTAGTAGTTGAGCCCTCGAGGTGGAGCAAGGCCAAAGGCTTGCCTCTTGGCCGAAACGCATTTGATAAAGAGCTCTTATTAAAGCTCAAAGGACTAGAGGCTCATCTCATCGAGAATTACAATCGCTCACATGCTCAAGGAGAACGGTTCAATACGGCTTGGTTAAAAGAGGTCATAAACTCCTTCTTTAATCGCAAAGAAGAGGTTCAACTTGACTATTTAACAGAGTATGGGCGACACTACACCAATAAAAACCGGAAGGCTAATGAGGAGACTAAAAAGGACTATCTCGATTGTATTCAGAGGCTTGAAGGTTACGAAGGCCATTTAGGTAAACGTCTATTGATGCACGAAATCAATGTTGCCTTTCAAGACGACTATACTGAATACCTGTCTGACCACGCAAACCTAGCGGATAGTACTATCCAAAAAGAGCTTTCGAGGATTAGATCCTTTGGGGCGCACGCATACAAACATGGATTCGATGTTGGGATTGGGCTTAGGTCTATTAAACCCGAAAGCGTTAAAACCTACAACACCTATCTAACTTTTGAAGACCTGGGCTTGGTTGAAGTTTTAGACCTCAGCACAAAGCCAGTACATGAAGACGTTAGGGACTGGCTAATCATAGGTTGTTACACTGGGCAAAGGATAAGTGATCTGTTCCGAATGAAGAAGCGAATGATAAAGGAAATCGATGGGTACAAGTACATTGAGCTTACGCAAAAGAAAAACTATGAAAATAGAGGTGTTAGGGTAAGAATTCCGATACATCCTTGGGTTAAAGAAGTTCTCAAAAGACGAGGTGACTTTCCGGGTTTATGGAGCTCTTCAAATGGAAGTAACGCTACTATTTTTAACCGTTATGTAAAAGAGGTTTGCAAACTGGCAGGTATCAATGAACTAACTGAAGGAGCTTTACGCAACCCTAGCACTGGCAAGTATGAGAAAGGAGAGTACGAGAAATGGCGTCTCATTAGCTCACATACATGCCGCAGATCTTTTGCAACAAACTTTTACGGTCAACCAGGATACACCACTCCACTCTTAATGAGTATTACGGGGCATAGAAAGGAGGAGACTTTTCTCAAGTATATCAAGAAGGCACCCATCGACTACTCGAAACAGCTCGCTGAACTATGGCAAAATGAAGGGCCTCGAGGAGAGGATATTGTGACCATATACGACTAAATCTATAGCCGTTAATGAAAAAACACATTTCCCGATTAAAAGAGGCTCTCAGAGGAATGCCTGACCAAACAAGAATACGGACTCTTGTAGAGATTTGCGCTGAGGAATTAACCCCCTATGAACTATGGCAAGTTATTGATGAGGTAATAAGGTACTATGCCAATGGTCCGAGGTACGCGGAAGGCCCTAACCAAGAGATTCGCCTTTGGTGGTCGATGCAGAGTGTGTTTTCTCCCCTTTTCTTTAGTCTTAGTGCTTCAACAATAACTGAAGACTTTGAAAGGAAATATTCATCGGTGACCAACTCGACCGG from Cryomorphaceae bacterium carries:
- a CDS encoding ZIP family metal transporter — its product is MEFVPDWFLEQSPVMQAFLATTFTWLLTAAGASLVFFFKDMSRKWLDAMLGFTGGVMIAASYWSLLAPAIEMSEAQGMPGWLPPAIGFLCGALFLYALDKFVPHLHINFKKEESEGPETNWHRTTLLVLAITLHNIPEGLAVGVAFGAFASGVEGAELGAAVALAIGIGLQNFPEGIAVSMPLRRTGVSAGRSFWYGQLSAIVEPIAGVVGAVAVIVAQPILPYALAFAAGAMIYVVIEEVVPETQKDRYTDIATLGFIAGFVVMMSLDVALG
- a CDS encoding T9SS type A sorting domain-containing protein, giving the protein MKLRLLQGALMVALTLYVAPARAQEKCATDHIHQHMMDSDPHYRQYFENRDLALRADGDAARSNSTLTVPVMVWIFHNDGPENISRAQVLDAIDVLNEDVQRLNSDTSNTSNTFKPVAGMGNIEFKLATVGPTGECTDGIVRVRTALTANAPNEIKNLVPADNNKYMNIYVVKTIENTFGGNGTILGYAYFPNPGQSALNDGIVIRHDVMGRIGSATTGFGPNNGGRTLTHELGHYLGLPHTFQGGCFGNNDGFTDTPPVAASNSGCNWGNSCSNESPDLPDQGENYMDYTNGICQNMFSAQQVARMESELNGTRSQLISSQNLLETGVDDASALCAPNAYIGTPSPYVCLSDSLELFDYSWNGPVTARQWTLVNTNLDFSQDSVASIGFNAPGTYTIELNASNGQGNSLATRIINVFDTVGIVPGYYGESFEPPFPFGTQYQVQPNEMAYSWNVDTDVAKTGTQSMSVKNYFKTAGAREELLMPPLDMTQQTASTLEFSYAFARKTVDDQDELRIWVSTNCGVTWIPRMVIPAAQLATAPNEFFDEFEPSPNQWETATVNLAAYQSREHLLVKFEFTSGGGNNIYLDDLKIYETIGLEENSVEEIALYPNPVRDQLTIDLGTLEEVEIEIRDLTGRLLFTGRHSGQLEMTTSAWTAGTYFAIFRTTQGVVSRKLIKQ
- a CDS encoding phage integrase SAM-like domain-containing protein — its product is MANTGLVVEPSRWSKAKGLPLGRNAFDKELLLKLKGLEAHLIENYNRSHAQGERFNTAWLKEVINSFFNRKEEVQLDYLTEYGRHYTNKNRKANEETKKDYLDCIQRLEGYEGHLGKRLLMHEINVAFQDDYTEYLSDHANLADSTIQKELSRIRSFGAHAYKHGFDVGIGLRSIKPESVKTYNTYLTFEDLGLVEVLDLSTKPVHEDVRDWLIIGCYTGQRISDLFRMKKRMIKEIDGYKYIELTQKKNYENRGVRVRIPIHPWVKEVLKRRGDFPGLWSSSNGSNATIFNRYVKEVCKLAGINELTEGALRNPSTGKYEKGEYEKWRLISSHTCRRSFATNFYGQPGYTTPLLMSITGHRKEETFLKYIKKAPIDYSKQLAELWQNEGPRGEDIVTIYD
- a CDS encoding DUF3050 domain-containing protein — protein: MQYLKKTEAELDLQRHELVRHPVFMGVRNIAGLRRMMEYHVFAQYDFAVLNHAVARQIQWHYAAGAKELFQAYRGVMEDMGADTRAIDTFETLKRSNVAHADALRHCGAPQAVINYSTFSGQISGLAELHLLLALMAYARDHRVHETFIRALVEAPKPLADVLKPLDHFIPDYLAFPREELYRDAREVLREYCGNDPEMWVQVREYSQKAMRLRRRVWDGLLNELVMV
- the map gene encoding type I methionyl aminopeptidase, whose translation is MVHLKSTEEIELMRESALVVSKTLGEVAKVVAPGVTPLKLDELAEECIRDLGAEPGFLGLYDFPNSLCISVNEMVVHGIPNDRPLEEGDVISVDCGALMNGFYGDHAYTFPVGKVDPEVEKLLEVTKESLYLGIEQARAGNRVGDIGHAIQSYTEGHGYGVVRELVGHGLGKDMHEDPQIPNYGRPGRGKKLQNGMVLAIEPMINLGTRHIRQLNDGWSIVTQDKEPSAHFEHDVAIVNGEPEILSTFDYVYEALGLDITDPASLKTRA
- a CDS encoding UvrD-helicase domain-containing protein, with translation MTAPHFPVYYASAGSGKTFNLVREYLERCLKDPEPDKVFKGILAITFTNKAAGEMKERVVRALRTFVTSDGTSDAMAQQIQANLGLKPDEFTKRCRLLLSGILHEYDRFSVGTIDKFNSRILRTFALDLDLPLSYEVEMETDRLIEEAVDRLLDIMGEDQGVTRLLTKYSTQQIRDNKDWRIQRDLLDKGKLLFQEQHRSHLEGQAGMTPKDYLEAIGKIQSRREALGHHARKSIEKIQALIDRPGQGPMLFAGKALNKWLVKHGALRYASELDMQKEKDGAATYRVGWIEKALEHHQWINLSAPAEDQSWLESHEGELHGLLTQLFEAYRADLPLSLYARNIYGMAVLTVLDRSLDEVKRERNVVHISEFNRTIADQVRQQPVLYIYERLGERYYHYFIDEFQDTSVMQWQNLLPLTHEALSKGGSSMVVGDGKQAIYRWRGGEVESFLELTAGHKPHYQSGAGLVQVPFAPEPISLKDNWRSRQQIVSFNNELYSEAAGELEDPRFVDLYRASGQSPKGKEGGHISLHAYSEKLNKEDLWPEMFQWTEDRINRAREQGFEFADLCILVRKKEEGQAIAEFLQRSGIPVISNESLLLSASPEVNVLVQFLRWKATGNTKDAVSRILLYLFDRLEVPKAERHHWLRKALNEGAVEEVLNTWMPSWDAAGWEQRTLYEKVNSLSGWIPEFPMESAYVEFFLDLCHQFSVRSKGTEAEFLEWWEDTLHKHSIVVPAGMNAVQIMTIHKAKGLEFPVVLVPAAHWAPRTADQQDWFALPEEEAEEYGLSEVFLNMNPNMLVTSPDLAQLYRRSQEALRLDDLNLLYVATTRAVDELHVAFKPDADKQGVQRYFERWLKAQGREHTPGTSDSWGTPVAVSVSEQPDEVQEEVVRGKPEEWRDKLRLSFESNRYWGLGGEARPYGVEAHRILQEIESVNDADRVLEQWEVDGLLNASAREGLEKDIRDMLARPEVAKYFDPASRSRNEASILLPNGGAQRPDRLIFHPDGGVSIVDFKTGAPSAKHRQQVDEYANLLNSAHVNVVNRALIYVGPYALDENW
- a CDS encoding metal-dependent transcriptional regulator, translated to MHSTSEENYLKAIYTLSEHRTKTVSTKAIADRLETQSSSVTDMVKRLSEKGLVNYQRYQGVELSDIGFEYALQIIRKHRLWETFLVEKLGFGWDEVHDMAEQLEHIQSTELTERLDAFLGHPSHDPHGDPIPNAQGEMETQNPSMLDEMKVGFSLRVVGVRDSSSEFLQYLDGVGISLGTHLEVLEIVPFDQSMSLRLDGGSAQSVSRLVAQNLYVKRV
- a CDS encoding superoxide dismutase, producing the protein MAFELPALPYAYDALEPHIDARTMEIHHSKHHNGYTTKLNAAVEGTDLAGKSIEDILANVSAHGGGVRNNGGGYYNHNLFWSVMGPNGGGNPSGELADAINSAFGSFDAFKEQFSNAAATQFGSGWAWLVVNNGALEVCSTPNQDNPLMDASDCSGTPILGLDVWEHAYYLNYQNRRPDYIGAFFNVINWDEVARRYAEAK